A window of Rhizobium sp. CC-YZS058 genomic DNA:
TCCCCGCGCACCCGCACCTGCCGGCGCAGGCTCTTCCAATGGAAGCCGAGTGCCGCCTTCCGGGTGGCAAGGATTTCCCCGCCCTTGCGGCTCTCGAAATTGGTGTAGAACACGAAGCCGCGGCCGTCGAAATCCTTGAGAAGCACCATGCGGACATCCGGCAGTCCATCGGGATCGACGGTGGCGAGCGACATGGCATTGGGGTCGTTGATCTCGCTTTTCGTCGCCTCCTCCAGCCAGTCGCCGAACAGGGTAAAGGGCTCGTCGGCGGTGGTGAAGTCACCAGTTGTTAACCCGATTTCGTTCATAATCGCTTTCCGAATGAGAGAGGTCTCTGCGGGGTCGAAAACCCGTGCGAGAGGGCCGCTGGACTGCTACAGGGTGACCGTGGGACACATAGCAAAGTGCATGGCCGACACCAAGCCGCAAGTCTGGATCCTGCGTCTGGCGCTGGCAATCGGCGGAACGCTCTGCCTGACCGGCTGCATGGGCAATGGCATCGGACTTGCCGATGCCAGCGGCGTTGATCTGCGCACCACCGGCTCCATTCCGGCGCCCGCCGGCCCCGGCATGGCCGATGCGGCTGCGGTGCAGACAGCCGTGCAGAGCGCCGATGTTGCCGGCGCCTCCGCCAACCCCATTCCCTGGGCCAACGCCAGTTCCGGCAGCAATGGCGTGATTTCCAGGATCGAGGAAGCCGAGGTGGACGGCCGGGTCTGCCGCCGTTTCACCACCACGCGCCACTCCTACGAAGGCATCGCCAAGTTCGACGGCAACACCTGTCGAACGGCCAATGGCAACTGGACCCTGACAAGCTTCGCACCCCGCAGTTGACGTGATGCATGAAGGCGGGCTTCGAGTCACATCAAGGACTTGTGCCGGAACCCTGAAACGAGACATCAGCGCCGCCGCTCTTCACCCGCCATTAACCAGCTTTTGTCTTAAGGCTGCGCCGTCGTCTCCTTGGCCGCCCTCACCGCCCGTGAACTAACCGCGCATTAAGCGCCCGATTCGCATGATCCTGCCCAAACAATGGCGCGGCGGCCTCGACCCGCCGCTCTGACCTCGGAGCGAGAACCATGTCGATGCGGGACCCCTATGCGGTGCTCGGCGTGCGCCGCAATGCCGGCGCGGAGGAGATCAAGGCAGCCTGGCGCCAGGTCGCCAAGGCCGTGCACCCCGACCAGAATCGCGAAGACCCACAAGCAGCCGCCCGTTTTGCCGAACTGGGCAGGGCCTATGAGGTCCTGAAGAACCCTGTGCTGCGCAGCCGCTATGACCAGGCGCGGCGCGAGGCGGATCTGCGCCGGATGGAAGAGGCAAAGCGGCGCCACGAGCCGGAGACGGTGGATGCCGAGACCGCCGAGGAAGCGATGAACCGGATTTTCGCCGCCGACCAGGCCCGCAAATCCGCCGCCCAGGCCGAAACCAAAGCCCAGCCCACGGCCCAGGCGCCGAAGGGCGAGACACCGCGCGGCGACAGGCCGGTCGATGCCAAGCCCGAGCCGAAGGCCGAACCGGCGCAGGCCGAAACGAACGAGGCCGCCGTCGCCGCAGGCGTGGCCGCCCGCCCCAGCACGCAGGCCGCCGAGCTTCTGGGCGCGCTGATGCGCCGCTTCGGCATGACCGGCGGGCTGAAGGCCACGGACAAGGTGCCCGATATCCTCTGCGAGACCACCGTCACCATCGAGGATATCTACCGCCGACGCAGGGCCGACACGATCCTCCCCGACGGGCAGACGCTGAAGGTCGCCATTCCCGATGGCACGACGGAGGGCAGCGAAATCCGCCTGAAGGGCGAAGGTTTCCGCATGGGGGCGCTGCGCGGCGATCTCGTCGTCAAGGTGCGGGTGGCGCGGGAGGCCCGCTACCGGCTGGATGGCTACAATCTTTACGCCCTGCTCAGCCTGCCGCTGCAGGATGCCGTGCTCGGCACCGAGACGACGATCGAAACGCCGACCGGCAGGGTGAAGGTGACCGTTCCGCCCTGGTCGGGCGCCGGCCGGGAAATCCGCATCGACGGCCATGGGCTGCGCGATGGTGCGGGCGGGCGCGGTGCGCTGATCGTCGAGCTGGCGATCATGCTCTCCGACCAGCCGGATCCGCGCCTTCTCGACCTGATGAAGAGCCAGCGCGACGGGCTGGTCGTTTGAGCGGAAACGCCAGCGCCGCTGCCATGCGGCATGACGACACTGACCCAATGTTACGGAAACTAACAGTTCCTGATGGAGCCTGCGCTTGAACGCCTGAATGGCCTATGCCATAGCCATGCCTCCATATTCCGGGCTTTCTTCCACAGGCGTGGGAGCGACCCGCTTATCTCGTTCACCATGTTTTCGTCGGGTCATTTGCCCGGTCGGCATGACAATCAGCATCTGGGGGCAGACACCATGACGCAGGCAATCGGTCTGATGAGTGGCAAGCGTGGCGTCATCATGGGCGTCGCCAACAATCGATCGATCGCCTGGGGCATCGCCAAGGCCTTGCGCGCGCAGGGTGCCGAAATCGCTCTCACCTATCAGGGCGACGCGCTGAAAAAGCGGGTCGAGCCGCTGGCTGCCGAGCTTGGCGGCGTTCTCGCCGGCCATTGCGACGTCTCCGACGAAGCGACGATCGACGCGGTCTTCGACCATATCGAAAAGCTCTGGGGCAAGATCGACTTCGTCGTCCATGCCATCGGCTTCTCCGACAAGGACGAGCTGACCGGCCGCTATGTCGACACCTCGCCGGACAATTTCGCCAAGACCATGCAGATCTCGGTCTATTCCTTCACCTCCGTCGCACGGCGCGCCGAGAAGCTGATGACCGAGGGCGGCTCGCTGCTGACCATGACCTATTACGGCGCCGAGAAGGTCATGCCGAACTACAATGTCATGGGCGTGGCCAAGGCCGCACTCGAGGCGAGCGTGAAATATCTGGCGGTCGATCTCGGCCCGAAGAACATCCGCGTCAACGCCATTTCGGCCGGGCCGATCAAGACGCTCGCCGCCTCCGGCATCGGCGATTTCCGCTACATTCTCAAGTGGAACGAATACAACGCGCCGCTGCGCCGCACGGTGACGATCGAAGAGGTGGGCGATGTCGGCCTTTACCTCCTCTCCGACCTGTCGCGCTCGGTGACCGGCGAGGTGCACCATGCCGACAGCGGCTACCATGTCGTCGGCATGAAGGCCGTCGATGCGCCGGATATCGCGGTCGTCAAGGACTGACGCGGCGGCCGGATCGACCTTCGCTGTTCCGGGGCCCGGCCCCTTTCCCTACCGATCGGGACTTCGCCTTGACCCTTTATGTGATCCGCCACGGCCAGACGGACTGGAATGCCGAGATCCGCCTGCAGGGCCAGAAGGATATTCCGCTGAACGAGACCGGCCGCGCCCAGGCGCGAGGCAACGGCACGGCGCTCGCCGCCCTGCTCGGCGAAACCGCCGGGAGCTATGATTTCGTCGCCAGCCCGCTCGGCCGCACGCGCGAAACCATGGAACTGCTGCGCGCGGCCATGGGCCTCGACCCCGCGGCCTACCGCACGGACGAGCGGCTGAAGGAGGTCTCCTTCGGCGATTGGGAAGGCTACACGCTGGAAGAGCTGGAAGAGATCGCTCCCGGCAAGATCGCCGAGCGCGACGCCTCGAAGTGGGACTTCA
This region includes:
- a CDS encoding RT0821/Lpp0805 family surface protein, whose translation is MADTKPQVWILRLALAIGGTLCLTGCMGNGIGLADASGVDLRTTGSIPAPAGPGMADAAAVQTAVQSADVAGASANPIPWANASSGSNGVISRIEEAEVDGRVCRRFTTTRHSYEGIAKFDGNTCRTANGNWTLTSFAPRS
- a CDS encoding histidine phosphatase family protein, translating into MTLYVIRHGQTDWNAEIRLQGQKDIPLNETGRAQARGNGTALAALLGETAGSYDFVASPLGRTRETMELLRAAMGLDPAAYRTDERLKEVSFGDWEGYTLEELEEIAPGKIAERDASKWDFIPPGNDAESYEILSWRIGSWLKEVDRPTVCVSHGGVIRSLFKLKGAMSAEQAAMGAIPQDRILKIEGETIGWL
- a CDS encoding J domain-containing protein, which gives rise to MRDPYAVLGVRRNAGAEEIKAAWRQVAKAVHPDQNREDPQAAARFAELGRAYEVLKNPVLRSRYDQARREADLRRMEEAKRRHEPETVDAETAEEAMNRIFAADQARKSAAQAETKAQPTAQAPKGETPRGDRPVDAKPEPKAEPAQAETNEAAVAAGVAARPSTQAAELLGALMRRFGMTGGLKATDKVPDILCETTVTIEDIYRRRRADTILPDGQTLKVAIPDGTTEGSEIRLKGEGFRMGALRGDLVVKVRVAREARYRLDGYNLYALLSLPLQDAVLGTETTIETPTGRVKVTVPPWSGAGREIRIDGHGLRDGAGGRGALIVELAIMLSDQPDPRLLDLMKSQRDGLVV
- the fabI gene encoding enoyl-ACP reductase FabI, which gives rise to MTQAIGLMSGKRGVIMGVANNRSIAWGIAKALRAQGAEIALTYQGDALKKRVEPLAAELGGVLAGHCDVSDEATIDAVFDHIEKLWGKIDFVVHAIGFSDKDELTGRYVDTSPDNFAKTMQISVYSFTSVARRAEKLMTEGGSLLTMTYYGAEKVMPNYNVMGVAKAALEASVKYLAVDLGPKNIRVNAISAGPIKTLAASGIGDFRYILKWNEYNAPLRRTVTIEEVGDVGLYLLSDLSRSVTGEVHHADSGYHVVGMKAVDAPDIAVVKD
- the pdxH gene encoding pyridoxamine 5'-phosphate oxidase codes for the protein MNEIGLTTGDFTTADEPFTLFGDWLEEATKSEINDPNAMSLATVDPDGLPDVRMVLLKDFDGRGFVFYTNFESRKGGEILATRKAALGFHWKSLRRQVRVRGDVEIVSNEEADAYFQSRARGSRIGAWASKQSRPLESRFALEKAVAEYTARFNIGEIPRPDYWSGFRVVPRSIEFWKDGAFRLHDRVEFRREGDGWTRTRLYP